The Shewanella pealeana ATCC 700345 genome contains the following window.
TATAGGTGATCGTATAGTGGCTGATCCAAAGCGGATAGTTTCATCGGTAATATGCCTTTGCTGCTGAATAAGATTAACAGCCGCCATACTAAAGAAATGATGCGCTAAATGAAAGTCACTCAGTCAGGAGGATTTTGGTATTCATTGGCAGTTTTCCCATAGAGAGTGCAAATAAAGAATCGATTTATTAACGCCTTAATTGAGCTTATTGGCAAGGTGGCTGATGATCTGATCTTGGATCTGTTTGATTAAGTTTTGGCTATGTTGATGGTCAATATCGAGTGCCTGCCAGCCATCGGTTGCCATGATCGACAATTGAGAGATGTTGATGCTACCCGTTAGATCAAGATCACCTGCGAGCTTAACTATTCCTACGCTGGTATTGAGCCGACTAATACTAAAACTGGCCATGATCTACCCTGTTGCAATTGCCTGTTGTCAACATAGGGGCATATCGAATAACTTGCAACAAAGTTTGCCGGGTTGTTGTATTTTTGTGCGGGTGGATGTCTTGGTATGAATTTTTATCATCAGTCGTGTCTTCTGTGGGAAATGCGGCTTAAGTGCATGTTTAATCACTATTCCCCATTTGCTTGAATAGCTAGGCTGTTTTGTTGCGCAAGAATAGCTATTTCCTTAGGCAAGCTCAGCTTGGGCGCTAGACGCTATTGTTAACTTTATGTAAGGATGAGGTTTCCACCTAAGGATCTTGATTTATTTTTCAGCGTGAAAATCGATTTAATTTTAAAGATTTAATTCTAGAAGTTCTATTTTAGAAAGAGTGCTTAGGTCATAAGAATAATAAAAAGGATGCTACATGAGCTCAAACAATGATCTTCAACAGTCTGAACCAGTGACTATGGAGCCTCTGCAAGATAGCAAACATACCACCCCAACATTACTTGATGCACTTCTACCTATTATCGCTTTAGTGATAATGCTCACAGCTGCCGTCTACCTATTCTCATCCGACAGCTCTTATGGGGCAAACCAGATAGCCTTGATTATGGCTGGCTGTATCGGGTTATTGATAGGTTGGAAGAATGGTTATAGCTGGGCGGAAATGGAGCAAGGCATCGTCCGCAGTATCGGTGTCGCCACCGGGGCAATACTCATTCTATTTACCGTTGGTTCCCTCATTGGCAGCTGGATCCTTGCTGGCACGGTCCCGACCATGATCTATTACGGCATGTTGGTGCTAAATCCTGAATATTTTTATGCGGCTTGTTGTTTGTTATGTGCGGTTGTCGCCATCAGTATCGGTAGCTCATGGACGGTCGCAGGTACGTTAGGTATCGCCTTGGTCGGCGTGGCGTCAGCCATGGGACTCAGTGTCGAAATCACCGCTGGTGCCATCATTAGTGGTGCGTACTTTGGCGATAAGATGTCTCCTATGTCAGACACCACAAATTTAGCGCCAGCCGTTGCAGGAACCGATATTTTTAGCCATATCCGACATATGGTTTGGACCACAGTGCCAAGTATCATCATTGCCATGATCTGTTTTCTATTGTTAGGTTTTAATAATCAGGCAGTTATAGACAACAATAACTTTGAGCAGACCTTATCCCTAATTCAGACGCAGTTTAATCCTGGAGTTCACCTGCTGTTACCACTGTTAGTCGTGTTTATCTTAGCCTGGAAAAAAATCCCCGCCTTTCCAACAGTCATCATAGGCACTATAGCTGGAGCTATCTGCGCGGTGCTGTTTCAGTTTGATAACGTCGTGAATTTTGCAGGTGATGACAGCCTAAGCCCAGTGGTTGCTTTGGTAAAAGGGGTCTGGGTGGCAATGTTTAATGGCTATACGGCGAGCACGGGTGACGAGGTGCTGGATAACCTACTGAGCCGCGGCGGCATGAGTAGCATGATCAATACCGTGTGGTTGATCCTATGCGCGATGACCTTCGGTGGCATCATGGAAGTGACAGGCCTGCTTAAGCGCATTTTGCAAAGTGTTTTAGGCTTAGTGAAATCTAGCGGCAGCTTGATTATAACCACGCTAGCAAGTTGTATTGGCGCCAACCTTATCACCGCCGATCAGTTTATCGCTATCGTGCTTCCGGGGAGAATGCTTAAGGTGGAGTACACCAAACGCGGCTTAGCACCGGTTAATTTGAGTCGTGCTCTTGAGGATTCAGCCACCATTACCAGTCCGCTTATTCCGTGGAATACCTGTGGCGCCTACATGGCGAGTACTCTAGGCGTTGCGACGGTGGCATATCTTCCATACGCATTTTTCAATTTAGTTTGTCCGCTGATCAGCGCCGCCTATGCTAAATATGACTTTAAAGTTGAGCGTTTACCTCAAGCAGAAGTACCACAAACCGAGCAGGCGGTAGCTTAAGCTGGCACATTACTTTGGTAGAAGGTAAGGCAAAAAAAAGCCTTGTCGGCTAGGAATCGACAAGGCACTTGGCGTAGCTATTAATCGAATTATTAATAAGCCAAATCTCACCATGGAGAGGGTGAAAGTCATAACCCATCGAAATGGGCGTTTAGCAAGGAAAGCAAGGTTAAAATCATTTCAGAACCTAGAACCTAGAACCTAGAACCTAGAACCTAGAACCTAGAACCTAGAACCTAGGCTTAACGCTTCGCGACTAATGTTAATTACTAACGCTTCGCGGCTATTGTTAACTTCTAACGCTTCGCGTACTTCGCCGTTAGCTTTTCAAGGTACGGTTGCACTTCTTTGTCGCCCCAATCTAGGTAACCACGTAGGAAGCCCACTAGGTTGCCAGAACCGTCAAACACATAAGTTGCAGGCACCACATCGGCTGGCATAATTTGGTCGATGGTTTTCTTCGGGTCTAGCCAAGTCTGGTAGTGACCAAGCTCATGGCGCTCTAAGAAGGCTTGTACCTTGTCACTCTCTTCATCGATAGAGATAGGCACTACGACCAAGTCGTTATTCTTGTTAACTTGACGGATATTCTCCATCTGCGGAATTTCTTTGATACATGGCGCACACCAAGTAGCCCATAGGTTGACCAGTACCAATTTGCCTTTATATTGCTTGAGGCTAATTTGCTTGCCTTTGGTATCGGTAAACATCACTTCAGGCACTGAGCGCGCCGATTGCATCTCGATAAAGCGCGACATAATCAGTGGTTTTTCAATGGCTTTGCCTGTGTTGTACACCTTGGTTGATGCAACTTGAGCTTGGGCTGGCATAAGTAGAGATGAGAGAACCAATAAGCCGCTCAGTAAATGTGTTTTATTCATAGGTATTAGCCTTAATATCTTGATGTTTACGTTGTTCACGGATCCAAATCACCGCGAAAGCAATAATGCCAAATAGAAGAAGCAATGGTCCAAACCAAAGCAGGGCGGTAGCGGCCGAAAAGCTAGGTTGATATCTGATTTTCTCGCCATAGCGTTGTACTAAAAAATCGATGATCTCAGCTTTGGATTCACCCTGATCTAGCATCAAAAATATCTGTCCCTTAAGCTCGCTGGCGATAGGCGCACCTGAGTCAAACAGATTCTGATTGACCGACATAGGGCAGCGTAGCTCATGGGCGATTTCAAATCCTAAATCGCGGATCTGGTCTGGGGTGTAATGGATTTTGTCGCTGGCCGCCTGCGCGGAAAGGCTTAGGCACAGCAAGATGGCAAAGGCTGCCAATAAGCGCATTAGCGTCGACGTGTACGAGTTGCTCATGCTAGCTCCTTGGCGCTGTATGTATTTGCGTATTGCGTCGTCGCGACAGATGAATCAACAGCAGTGCGTTGCTGACGCAAGCTATAAAGCCCTGACATCGCGGCAATAAAACCACCTAGCATCATCATTAGGCCACCAATCCAAATCCAGCAAGCAAGCGGCTTATGGCTAATACGTACTAGGTATTCGGTTTCACTCAGTTGCTGGCCGCTCGATACATACAGATCCCGCACTAAATTACGCATGATGCCCGCTTGAGTCGTCTCCATGGCGTTAGTCTTAAAGGTTTGT
Protein-coding sequences here:
- the nhaC gene encoding Na+/H+ antiporter NhaC → MSSNNDLQQSEPVTMEPLQDSKHTTPTLLDALLPIIALVIMLTAAVYLFSSDSSYGANQIALIMAGCIGLLIGWKNGYSWAEMEQGIVRSIGVATGAILILFTVGSLIGSWILAGTVPTMIYYGMLVLNPEYFYAACCLLCAVVAISIGSSWTVAGTLGIALVGVASAMGLSVEITAGAIISGAYFGDKMSPMSDTTNLAPAVAGTDIFSHIRHMVWTTVPSIIIAMICFLLLGFNNQAVIDNNNFEQTLSLIQTQFNPGVHLLLPLLVVFILAWKKIPAFPTVIIGTIAGAICAVLFQFDNVVNFAGDDSLSPVVALVKGVWVAMFNGYTASTGDEVLDNLLSRGGMSSMINTVWLILCAMTFGGIMEVTGLLKRILQSVLGLVKSSGSLIITTLASCIGANLITADQFIAIVLPGRMLKVEYTKRGLAPVNLSRALEDSATITSPLIPWNTCGAYMASTLGVATVAYLPYAFFNLVCPLISAAYAKYDFKVERLPQAEVPQTEQAVA
- a CDS encoding TlpA family protein disulfide reductase, producing MNKTHLLSGLLVLSSLLMPAQAQVASTKVYNTGKAIEKPLIMSRFIEMQSARSVPEVMFTDTKGKQISLKQYKGKLVLVNLWATWCAPCIKEIPQMENIRQVNKNNDLVVVPISIDEESDKVQAFLERHELGHYQTWLDPKKTIDQIMPADVVPATYVFDGSGNLVGFLRGYLDWGDKEVQPYLEKLTAKYAKR
- a CDS encoding cytochrome c-type biogenesis protein, encoding MSNSYTSTLMRLLAAFAILLCLSLSAQAASDKIHYTPDQIRDLGFEIAHELRCPMSVNQNLFDSGAPIASELKGQIFLMLDQGESKAEIIDFLVQRYGEKIRYQPSFSAATALLWFGPLLLLFGIIAFAVIWIREQRKHQDIKANTYE